The genomic stretch CACTCCTGAGAGTGATTCAAGCTTCTTCTCGATTTCACCAATCCTGAGGACCAGTTTGCATACGCTTGCTTTGAGCTCATCATCAGTGTTCTCCAGGGAATGGAATAAATTATCAAGTTTGCTGACAGACTTGCCTAGTTTGATCGTGTTTCGTTCAGGTGAGCTATCACCATCTGACTTTGTCACCTGAGAGAGCGAGCCATTACTGTTGTAACAAGAAGACTGCGGTATCCCAATAGAGTCGCATATGCTCATGTCGTCCAGAAAGCGAAATATGTCACTAATGTCATCACTTACGATCTCAGGCTCCTCGGCTGTGTGTTTAAAAGGTGGTCTCTCCATGTACTTGTGCATGCTGTAATCTTTCCGTTTCCTCTGTTCTGACTGGTCAGTCTGAGTCCCTACACTAAGACCATTGTCAATGTTAGCAGTCTGTAGCGATGGACAGTTGATGCTCTTGTCTTTATATCtctttcctccttctctcttttcagAACTCGGACCACAACCAACAGAAGccatttcttttatcttttgtcCGCTGGACTTCTTGGAGAAGCCTGACGGAGAGGCTGTGGGCTTCTCTTTGGCACACTGAAAGTGCTGTTCGTTTTCCATCATGCTAGTATGGCGATGATTGTCTACTGGCGCCTTATGGTTTAAAAAGGATCTCTCAAATTCAGAGCCCTCATCTGCGTTCAGGCTTAAGCTTTTGACAGGCCAGGCAGGCTGCCTGCTCTGTTTCCCCGAAGTCCTCTTGATGTTCACACACTCTGTGACCGTTGTTGGACCAAAATATGTGGATGCCTGCAAGTCGTCTAGACTCTCGTGCTTCACTCGCCCTTTGCTTTGTATAGGTGAGTTGACTGGTTCAAAATAGGGGTTGCTATATGGCAGCTCAAAGCTGTGATTAAAGAAAGTTGGAGGCTTGTGCAATTCCCTCCTGTGGTAATCTCCACTGTCTCTGGCACTGGCTTTAGACTCAGAAGTGATCACATGAGGCGAAAAGGCAACAAGGTTGTGAAAGTCCTCCTTAAAAATGTTCCGCTTTTGCACACAAGAGTGCACACCGAAAGTCTCAGAGTTAGGCAGAAAAATTTCCTTGCCACCCGGGTTGATGTGCAGCGAGTCGTGGTCGGTTGTGGACTCGCTGTCGATCTCCATGGGGAAGTAGGTGCTCTGCATCTCACACGGAGGAGGACTGGCACTGGCATACTGAGGCAGATGCTGCAGCTTATCCAGTGAAGCTGCTCTACATTTAAGATCCTTGTTGACTCCCAGGAGAAAATTGGGCTCTGAAGATGGTATAAAAGACTGACAGCTATTGCACTCAGATTTGGGGCAGGGTGAGTTCCGAGAAGCACGATGACCCCTTCTGTCTATGTGACcatacacactttcacactcgtTGTATTTGTACACGTCTGTATCAGACCTGCAAGACTCAAAGGATTGGTTTTTATGAAACTTAGGTTTCTGGCTAACCGGTAATTTGTCTTTGGCCATCCCACCATTCATCTGGATGAGGTTGAACATGGTCACAATGTCTGCAGCAACCATAAGCTTCTTAGACTGCTGATCTTCTACTGAACACCTCATTTTGTCCTTAAATAAGGTAGCAGGAAAACTAGGATCCAAACATGCTGTGTAAAATAATAAGCTTCTCAGTTTTGCCAGATGAACCAGGTCAAAACGAGCACACAGAGACTTACACAGATCCTGATAGGATACAGTGCTGTACTTGGTGTCTAGTTCCTCCAAAATCCTCACAAGAAAAATAGAGTATTCGGGTACTGCATCCATTATGGTGGTTGATGTTAGTCTTATCTTAGAGAAGAGATGATAACCTGTATGGGGAGACAGTTGGGATTAGTGACAGGAGATACAATCTGGATGTCTGCAGAGGTTAACTGGAGCCCTGTGTAACCCTTATCAAAGCATGCACAgagaaattgaaataaatgaaaaacaaacaaacaaacaaacaaacaaacaaacaaataaataaatttgaaatttaaCTTCAGTTGAGATGTTTGTAACATTTATTATactaaaccaaaaataaaatagaaaaaattaaataattttattataaaataaaaataaaataataataaaacgatTAGCAATGTTGTACATATTCTGTTTCTGTATACATGCAGTATTCAGAGGATCAATCcaatattaaatacagtataatagttAGATCAGATATAGGAGTTCTAAAAAAATAGATGAATTAAAGCCTTTAATTACTGCAcaaatatcattatattattttaacaataaaattcACAGTCAactaataaaaagaagaaaagctaTACCTATTGCACAATCCCATCTGCAGTCATGTGCATGGAAAAAAATGATTGCTTAGTATCCGGATGCATTTCAGTCACCGTTTCCTTCATGGTTGTGCATGCATGTGGAATGAAGTAGAGGATGAGAGCTGTGATATCGTTCCCATGCCTGCGCTCCGTTTGCAGACTCGCTCGTTTGGGCTTTGTTGTCTCTACAGTCCCGGGTTTGCGGCGGAGTATGGAACGCCAAACGGCTCAGAAACGTGGGAAAAGTCtatattgagaaaaaaaataaataaataaaatctgatttttaCATAGGTGTGGTGGTCTGCGTTCACATGGtcacattttgtcattttctacTTTGTACAGCTGTGAAACATAGAAACAACATTTCTATTTTGCATGTTTCTCAAACAGATATAAAGTTATAGCATTTAAAATCCGGTTACTCTCAAAAGTGAATCGAATCGAATGGAAAATCTTGTTCCCGTTCCACTGAAAGATGCCAATTTAACACTATTTCTATCAAATGTTCAAGCTTAAAATATCTGATTATCAGCATCATCCACATTCACGGTTACTGCTCATCATCTGACAGattgtactgtaaatgttgCTTGCAAGCATTTGATAAACTGAAGCCTAGTCACTGCTTAAATCAGTAAGGAAATAATCACTGTTCTGTTAGCTAATTTTATTgttccatccctccatccatctattatttctactgctttatccaAAACAGTGTTGCAGAGAACTAGGATCCTATCATCTCAGGGGACTCAGGACACAAGCTGTTGGTCACCCTGGATGGTTTTGcagtataatcacacacattgcagtataatcacacacacacacacacacacacacacacacacacacacacacacacacacacacacacacacacacacacacacacacacacacacacactcccatttaaatactatggacaattttatAGATGTCAgtcagcctaccatgcatggaATGGGGAGGATACCAGAGTGCCTGGAGGAAACTCCTGAAGCTTTATACACATtaagttattgttattaatgtattttattaaaccatttaaacattttaaaacatcattaaaacagaaaaagtctcTTACACAGTTAGTGTTATagacaaatccaaaaaaaaaatcaaggttaTTTAGgttgtttatacatttatttagttataggtttgtaaaatatatatatattttttttcttaaagtatAGATGTCTGTATATTATCTGTTTTGGTTTACAGTTTTGGGTTGGAATTAAGCTTGTGCAACATGCAACagatttttttacacattaaaaagaacaaatgatGCCATTGTGGTTTGTTAAAATAAGAGCAGATTAATTCTtttattaaacatacagtagattAATAACCCACACAGCTCAAAGTATGATATGAAAATGTCATCTCATAAAAAGTTTCTATTTATTGCATAAAGCACAGCaattttataataatcattCGTCCAGTTTCAATaaggaattaattttttttccatgtacagtatgtattacaGATGCAACTGATCTTTTAGGTGTTTGTTAGCAGTATGGCTTTCCACATATCAGGAGTACAATAAGCAAAGAGGCTGTTTTTTACCTACAGTGACGTAAGTTACTCCTTTAAGCTATCAGGCAGGTGTTGGGGTGAAGATCAGATGAAGTGTTTTAATCTAAATGCAGTATTTAGCAGTAGAAAAACTGTTGGCATACATTcagttcttttaaaaaaaaaagttacagtaATCTGAAGTGTAttacaagaaaatgtttttgaacTTAACCTGAATATATAGATTGGATATTTTAACCCAATAATTATTATGCAGATAATTATCTCAACACATTATGTTGACGTTACACAATATATTCATATGCTACTTGAATACTGCAATGTTGGAACAAGACAAATCAGTGTTATTGTCATCATATTAATATACTATGTGGTCAAATGTTTGttgacatctgaccatcacacccatatgttaGCCTTCCCCAAATGGTTGACACAAATTTGAAACAGAATTGCCTAGAATGTTTATGCAGGTTGTAGCATCTCTTCAATAGATTTAAGAGACTTCTCCAAGACCCAAATATGTTCCAGGATGACAATGTGCACAAAGTGTGGTCCATGAAGTTATGGTTTGCCAAGGATGATGTGGAAGATCTCGTGTGGCCTGCACAGAGCACTGACCTCAACACCTTCAGTataaactggaacacagacCTCCTCACCGAACATCACAGCCTGACCTTACTAATGCTCTTGTTGATGAACaagcaaatccccacagccatgttccaaaatctagtggaaggCTTCCCAGATCTGTAGAATATTGAGCCACTGTGCTGTCaaatttgaatatgaatatgaatatacagaataaagGTTGTAAATGTGCAACGCAGTGGTGCTCAAGCAACCTGCTCTATCCTATGATATATACTTCCATATCAATAGACAAGCCTTTTCATTGTAACTGCAAACTTTATATCTTGATGCACACCTCTAGTGTAATACACCAGTGTAGACAAAGAGTGTGTAGAACGCAGTACTTTAATGCACAGCAAAGGTAAATATGCAGTAATATGCTACACAGAATAAGAAAAAGACCTGACAAATCAACCGTGCAAAGTTTGATCAACTGACTTGCAAAGTTAAATCAGAATTACAAAATAGCAGCATTGCAGCATCTGGAATGTGGCATCATAGCATCTGGAAAAATGGTTAATATGTCTCAGGAGATGCACAAATCTCCTGACATGACATTTTTATCTCTGAGCATCATCATTTATTATCTCTTGACATTTGTTCCTTGTAGCTATATTATGTTCTGctcattcactcatttctgtttactgaatcagttttatttgaggtgaaaacaaaaaagctatatttttaaatttatttatttatttatttatttatttatttatttatttatttatttatttatttatttgtaaaaagttGAACTGCAACGAATTAATATTCTATCTGTGCCTACTCAGCAGTTAGTATTTGGTTGGTGGCACATGAAGATGGATTTAGGGATTAGATGGATGTATATGTCACGCAGACTAAAGTTTCAGACTCTAGGTATTGCAAATTTTTTGGCACACTTACAGTAGGGTCAATGCTGTTCTTAACATCTGCAAGTAACAACAGCAATTTAGATTCATAAATAATCTGAAGCCACTTGTTCTTTCCTCTTATGGACCAAATAATGAGACACATGAAGCAACTGATTCATGTGACATTTAGCTTCTGAATCAGCAAGTAACACGGTCATCAAGCTTCACATCGTCAAGGGCCTGCAAAATGTAGGTAAAATGAATctttgcaaaacaaaacaagacactCAGATGATATTTGTGAgccactgtgtgtactgtggtgaaaaagcagaagaaaaatttttttttttcttgaactaGGCCCTTTGTCATAAAAAACAGCTTCCCAAAGCATCTGTTTGAGACTGGAGGTGTGCAAAGGTCTAGGGCTGGAACAGAAAAGCTATGCAAGCAGGAGGTTCTTACTTTCATGCCAGTGAGCAGTGAGATATGAAGCATGTGGCCATGGGTGAGTGGTCCTATATATAGCTCATAGGACAAAGAAAGATCACATTCATTAATGAGAATATGAGCTGCCAGAGGCATTTGATATTTTACAGTTCATCCTTAGTATCtacctggtcagggtcacagtggtTTAAGGTTCGTGTATTAGGCTgctagtttgtttttatttttggaaatagaaaataatatggGTGGGtacagacaaaaaatacaactttgtaaacaacaacaacaacaacaacagcaacaacaacatacTCTGCCTGAGATCAGTTATGACCTTGAGTGATGTACTGTAGCTGAGGTTGTAGCTGTTAGAGCCAGAATTTACAATGCtggtatttttaaatttttaaaaccAAGTTTcccagtgtttttgttttccaccGAATTGtaggtttcattcattcattcattcattcattcattcattttctaccacttatccgaactacttgtgtcacggggagcctgtgcctatcccaggcgtcatcgggcatcaaggcaagatacaccctggacggagtgccaacccatcgcagggcatgtaggtttcatatttaattaaaaaactgtCTAGGCCATGGCCACTTCAGGTATGAATGCCCTTtagcaaagcccttaactctGTCTGCTTCAGCGGTGCTGTATTATGGTTGACCCTATGCTCTtaccccaacttccaaagttgTGATATGCaagaaaaagaatttcactgtgtatgtatataataatgtatatatgacaaaaagAAAGGCTTCTTCTACTTAAAGGCAGCTCTGAAGGCATCTTAATAGTTCTTTAGAACCAATTATGTTAAATTACTTTACTACATAGATTTCCTTGGTTTATTAATAGAAAAGGCATTCTTCCTTGAAGTCACCACCCAAGCCAAAAGAATTTACACCCTGATAGACACTGATGTTCTTGGTAGAGCAATCTCACATTAGTCACTAGTAAAAGCATCTCTATAATATCACTGACAGTATGTTGTAACTCTTTGAAAATAGTGAACAGGAACCTGATTGCAATCGACCAGAGCATTGTCTTTGCAAAAGGTTAATTGGCATGTAAACACTCTGGGAAAGCCAATCCATGCAATTGGATCTATATTAACTGAAAAAAGGTGTAATGTTTACAAATATCATGACACACAATTTTATAGACTTGTTTGAGAATGCATGTTGTGGAGGACTAAGAAAAGTAATGAATCCTATCTGACAATCAAGTAATGTTTTTGAGACTAATCGCCTTAAAACTATTCATCTGGTCATGCGTTTTCCTGCAAGTGATTTGTCTTAGAGTCAGCTGAAATGTACTAGAAATTGATTGTGTGTTGGAGGTAATGAAGAAATTGACATGCAAAGCGTTTTTGGTGTGCTTGTGCTGGAGGGACAAAATAATGAGTCCAACAAACCTATATGCATTTTGAGTGTTCTCATTTGTAATGCATGAAGGCTGTTTTAATGAAGCAATTTTCCATCCTACCCATTTCTTCAAGCAATAGAAGAAGAAATGAGCATATCTTTTTACTACCTTTTATCAGGATTCTTTCATTCAAGCTAGTATTAATTGCGATAAATGAAAATTAAGTGTGCAGTTACTTTTAAACAACTGATTTTCATACTGCATTGCAAAATTATCTGAATACAGCCTTCAAATAACACTGAAGAGATTTGGCATGGTAATGGTTTTGGAGGTTTTAAGGTGATAGGTATAATTCTAAGAAGCAATGGTAAGAGTGACGGTCTAATATCTGTATCATGATCTGTGAGAGAAACTGCATGAGATTAAAGGGTGTAATTAATCTTCCCAAGTGATGTTCAGAGAGATAAGTGGGTCAAGTGGCCAAAATAACAAGGAAAATATATGCAGACCCACATGCAAGTGCACATCAATGAATGACTGtgtagaggttttttttttttttttactctttttaattgtataaaaaagatttatacTTGCCAAACTAAATTCCTTATACATGGCCAATAAGACTAGCTCTGATTGTGGAATGAGATACCATAACTCACCAGTGAGGTGGTTGCGTATTACCAAGGTCATCGTGATAGCAAGTTATTAGAAATTTAGCAAAGGTGAATCAGTAAACAGGAGAATGTTTTGATCTTCAAATTCTCAATGTTCATGTTCGTCTGCAAGTTTGCAGCGTCATATTAGCTTTTTTACTGACAGAAGTACAAAGGTCCAGCAGTAACAATGTAGAAGCAATGGGATTCAAACTGACATCCTTCAGTTTAAAAGTCCAGAGCACTAACTGCTGAGCCACAAATGTCCTGTATTTATAACTTCACAATGTTTACACTAGCTCGATTTCAGAATTGAGTCACCAACTTATCAGCTCTGACCTTGGTGTGTTCTGAGACCCACTATAGCAAGACACAAGGAGCGAGACATAAGATATATCGAGCATGTTTAACACTCAgagatgaacaaaaaaattagCAAATAGTCATTAAGTccaaggaaaataaataaggcAAATATTCCGATTGTGTCTCTATGTCTCATTTAACATTTGGTAGCTTCATCTTAAACACAAAGTAGACATTAAGGATTTTCTCTGTGATCATGTAATGTTTAAGTTATATAAGTATATGTATAGCAATGAAATGAGATCTGACATTTGACATACCAGTGATTTTGACTCCTTCTGCCTTCTGGACCTGCCTAATTCGCCCTAATGCCACAAAAGCTTGAAGCCTCAATCATCTGCAAATACACTTGCTGCTCGTCAGAAAGGCTTGCCACGTATTACCTAAAAACCACCATGGGATTAAaccacttttgtacgtcgctctggaaaagtgtgtctgccaaatgctgtaaatgtaaatgtaaattactgTGAATGGTACCACACAGACACCCTAAAGGTGGCTATGAATGGTCTCCCTTGAATAGCCTTTAGACAGCAATTGCTAAGAACCATTTACACtaaagtctcaagtctcaatcACTGAACAGTTGATAACTTCATTTTCATACAAATAGCTTAAAGGTAAAAATTTAATAATGCTCATATTCCAGTTTATTTCAACACATAAAACGCTGTttgaatttataataaatttatagaagagtaatgatttataatcacactatccaGTGTTACTTGTATGCAGGTTCCATTTTCAGTCTGGATtaactcaaggtttcttccacatATCACCGCAAGCAGTATTTCCTTGATACCATTGACTTCTGATTAGGAgcaatgtatatttaaatgtaaattttataaatgGAATTCTATAAACCTGTTTTGTAATGctatttaatgttaaaaatgctatataaatacattaaataattgAGCAGGGATAAATCAAGCTACCCAGGGAAGTAATGGCCCAGTGGTTAgtgtgttggactactaatcagaaggttgtgagtttaaaacaCAAGACCACtatgctgccactgctgggtcttGAGTGAGGCACTAAACCCTCAATTGTGCAATACTAGAAATGAGATACATTTAAGTccttctggataagggtgtctgccaaatgccataaatgtaaaaaaaaattggaaattgGGTTGTGAAAGAATCTCATACTATTAAACATTTGGCAGATGGCTTTTGTGTGCTAAATAAGCAATATAACATAAGAAAGAGAGTTGGTACACAGAACATCATTATTCtactacacaacaacacacagctacagtaaTCACAACTGTTTATATTCCATAAAACAGCATAATTGAGAGTGTGACAATATTCTCCATCAAGAAAAATAGTTCCCAAGATGCCACATGTTGATCGAATGTTACATGTTGTCTAACTTCAGCCCACAAAAGTTTCAAATCCAATCGTAATATTATTAATCAAAAACAGACAAGTCGAGTGACACAAAGAGTAAAATATACCAGGCTTGTTATACTAGATATCAGCATGCATAGAATGCCACTTGTCCAATCCAATAAGTTGACTGGAACTAACTGTTGTTTAATTAGTTACACTGAATGTCAGCATGGCCATGGTTCATATAGCATGGTAATATAGCATATTCAATCATATAGCAGAGAACCAAATGCCGAGCAAATCTGATAGGTAAAGCTAATGCTTGGAAAAGGTAATCTTGATGTTAAAAggaatgtttaacatttattggaAAATGCAAATATGTGAAGTACTGGTATGCTA from Tachysurus fulvidraco isolate hzauxx_2018 chromosome 2, HZAU_PFXX_2.0, whole genome shotgun sequence encodes the following:
- the minar1 gene encoding major intrinsically disordered Notch2-binding receptor 1, producing MDAVPEYSIFLVRILEELDTKYSTVSYQDLCKSLCARFDLVHLAKLRSLLFYTACLDPSFPATLFKDKMRCSVEDQQSKKLMVAADIVTMFNLIQMNGGMAKDKLPVSQKPKFHKNQSFESCRSDTDVYKYNECESVYGHIDRRGHRASRNSPCPKSECNSCQSFIPSSEPNFLLGVNKDLKCRAASLDKLQHLPQYASASPPPCEMQSTYFPMEIDSESTTDHDSLHINPGGKEIFLPNSETFGVHSCVQKRNIFKEDFHNLVAFSPHVITSESKASARDSGDYHRRELHKPPTFFNHSFELPYSNPYFEPVNSPIQSKGRVKHESLDDLQASTYFGPTTVTECVNIKRTSGKQSRQPAWPVKSLSLNADEGSEFERSFLNHKAPVDNHRHTSMMENEQHFQCAKEKPTASPSGFSKKSSGQKIKEMASVGCGPSSEKREGGKRYKDKSINCPSLQTANIDNGLSVGTQTDQSEQRKRKDYSMHKYMERPPFKHTAEEPEIVSDDISDIFRFLDDMSICDSIGIPQSSCYNSNGSLSQVTKSDGDSSPERNTIKLGKSVSKLDNLFHSLENTDDELKASVCKLVLRIGEIEKKLESLSGVRGEISQVLSKLTKLDEKIQEPEANGKSSEGGMAQIQTDINLSPHMFQCHTTGHTVKVDTNKDWCCSDASGSESLRVKALKKSMFTRRSSRSLTEENSATESKVASITNSPRDWRTVSYSSHPGEDVKEKDRHGESKDRHRKSKEADRQYDPHQAHRSSKAPKDSYMVEQVFSPHHYPPTVKSHVKGSPLYTDLRLTGLNDSKRPQPSWTIEEFKRNSGDKNKLSVLDLQTQESLNPNNLEYWMEDIYTPGYDSLLKRKEAEFRRAKVCKIGALIAAAACTVILVIVVPICTMKS